The following is a genomic window from Theobroma cacao cultivar B97-61/B2 chromosome 10, Criollo_cocoa_genome_V2, whole genome shotgun sequence.
TAAACGAGTAGCCTTTTGCAAGTTTGAGGCAAGCACTTTGACCCCTTCAAAAGGTAGTCCTCGGTTAGCCTCCAAACATAGTGACCCCATGGGAAGGCATTTTAAGCGTCGATGTCCTCCACCAATAACAATAGCCAAGGCATCACTTGTCTACGATAGtattgaccaaataaaatgttattcgtAATCAAAACAAGTGCCATCTTGGTCGCATCGCTTGGTCGATGAAAGTTGCCTCCGCGGAACGTGTCAAGCAACTCCTGCAGCTTAACGCTCTGCTGCCCATTCCAGTACTCGCATGAATTTTGTCCGCAAAACCTCGTACGGTCGTTTGAACAAATCGGGCATTGGACTAAACTTCAGTTCAGTGATAAGGCAGAACTCCTGCTTTGATATCCGCACCTTGCTCTTGCCAATGGCAAACCATAGCTCGTGCTCTATTGACTCTCTTTCATTGATTCGACGAATCATGATGTTATGTAGGAAATCAGCGCAAAAGTAGCCTTGTGGATATACGTCTAATAGCATTCTGAAACATGTACGCTTGACTGCATCGTACTCCCCTTTCTCTTAGAGAGTGTTGTTGATGTAATGCAGTTGCGACCACTTACAGTGGGTGTTGACAGCGATATTGAACGCCCATTTCTCCCTCGACATAAGAAGCAAACTAGTAAGATCCTCATATTGGGATTGCATATGCAAAACATGGCACACATGCAAGAGTGAGTTAACCCATAATGTGCAACAAGGTATactgaagaaagaaataaatattgttacacgccatgcatatcaagtaaaatgttgttacatgatatgcatatcaagtcaaatgacatgacacaccatgcatatcAATGTCGTGACACACCAACCATGGCATCTCGTGACACACCAACCATGGCGTCTCATGACACGCCAATCACTATAATTACTAACTTGTTACACGAACAACCGTGACATGCTAAAAAGCCAAAAAATCAGTTAACCCACAATACCCCATATGCAGtcgtgacacgctaaaaacctaaaaaaccagttaacccacaacacgCCACAAACAACCGTGACACgttaaaaacccaaaaaacccGTTAACCCACAACACGCCACGAATAGccgtgacacgctaaaaacccaaaaaactaGTTAACCCACAGCATGCCATATGTAGCCGTGATACactaaaaacccaaaaaactaGTAAACCCACAACATGCCATATGCAAATGTGGACCCCCTTCAACATTTTGGTACGACCAAAAAACTaggaagaaaacaatttaAGCAAAGCATAACAATTGCAAAAAACACCAACATATCAAACCAACCCagcaaaaaatcaacaaacagaagaaagttttaattttagactGATTGACCTCTTTACTGATAACTGACATTATTGTTGTGATGTAGTTAAGCTTGCAAAGAACGAAGTCGAACTCTCTGCTACCTTTTGGAATGAGGAATGAATGAAACTCTCTTACTTCCTTCACACAGATGTTTgcaatttcataaaaatatttaattaaaatgaaatggtattttatattcatttcattcattcaGTGGAAGTCCAAACGGTTTCCTCGTTATTTGCCCGCCTTCTTTCAgaccatggcatgtcacatatTCAACCCATGGTGTGTCACATGTTCAAGCCATGCCGTGTCACACGTTCTGACCATGGCCtatcacacactctaaaccctgCCGTGTCACACCCGTGACACATATTCTCACCGTGCTGTCTCACACATTATCACCCTgtcgtgtcacagattccctccatggcgtgtaacacactctaaaccctaTCATGTCACAGTTGTGTtacatattctcaccatgacatgtcacatattcccaccatgtcgtgtcacaaactctatACCCTGCCGTGTTATAGCCGTATCACATATTCTCACTATGACATGTCACACATTCCTATCATGTCATGTCACACATTTTCACCATGCcgtttcacaaactctaaaccctaccGTCACACAGAGGTGTCACATATGGCCTGCTGTAGCACGACCATTTCCTGCTTCGGATTCACATCTTTCTCTTTTCGATTCACCACCGTATCAGGTATTTCTGGTTTCACATCATTCTCCAAGCTTTCGATTCATCATGATTGGTTTCTCGTTCAGTTTAATATCACTCTTCTCCTATTATCTGATTGCCATGTTCGAAATATCTGAAAAACCATCTCATgcaacattattttattttgcacaAACTTCGCGAAAAAAATAATGGATGTTTTGCATAAAATTAGATGTTCGTAAATTCtttgcatatttattttttcattttctgcCTGTTTAAGAGTACGTGTCAACGAAAATGGCtcattaagggcatttttgccTCAAAATCTATTCTCGTGattaaaaacagttaaaattatctgaaagcatattttcaaaaacacattatttttaaaggttaaaaaaaactttccCTAATAAGTAAGCTATAAAAATAGAGACAAGTTACTATTAGAGTGTAACCATGGCTGTGTTTGAAAGGATATCTAATAGCAAAACTTGATAGGGTGAACAACACTTTCCCCCTTGCCCTATTTGCTAGCATGACAAGGTTTTATGTAAAATTGGATGCCAAAACAATTAAGGagcataaaacaaataaaaatccCTTATGAATTACCAATGAAACCCATATTGCAGGTAATCTATTCTTGAAGGAAGGTTGAGACTGAGAATAAACCAAGGCATGTGAAAGGGTTGGGGATGCATCTCCTCTTATCCCTGCTCCCCCTTTGGCCCTCAGGGAAGCAGAAAACAAGCATTTAGCCTTTTATGGAGGCAGGTAAGGTTAGACCATCATCCTGGATTTTAAGCATTAGAAAGGCAACATAAACACCAACAAAAATAGTTATATAGTGAAAAGTGTTGCACTTTTATCATCTGTTTACATTAATACTTGTAGGATTACAAAGCTTGCAGATAATATGGGTAGTAATTAAGTCACACTATTGTTTTAGACACAAATATTCATTCTAGGATAAGATAAGGTTCCTGCCagtcttttaaaaaaaaaaaataataaaataaaaggcaATTTAGATCTAACAACAGCACTACCCTCGGCATTTGTTAAACGGCTACCTCTCATCAATTTTAACAGGATCATTTGCCAAGTCCTGAATCTCCTTCTTGCTCTTTATCAGACTCCATTTCCTGTTATGGAAATCAAGTTTGTCCAAGTCCTCTGCAATTGCCATATAACCATAGAGAAGCTGCTCCTCCAACTTGTCAACCTGTATTTGCATTTCTCCCACGCTGCTTTTTCcattatttgatgttatttgCTGAAAATCCACTCTCCCTCGATCCTGCCCAACAAAATACTTATGAAGACGCTCTGCCATTGCCAGTCCGGTAAAAGTGCCCAAGAACTTCACCACCATAATGCTTTGATCTGCAGGCCTCCCTAGGCACACAGTGATTTTTCCCCCAATAAAGCCTTTATCTGTCATCAGTCAAGAACCAACAAGAGgaaggacaaaaaaaaaaaaaaaaaagaaaggacaacatatgaaaaaaataaattatcagTCTTGTCTTCTGGTCAAAGAAAGTCCTTCACATTCACCAATAAGTAGAAAACTTTTAACATCATGATTAATTCCAATTATTCAAAGTGCACAATGGCAACCTGATTCAACTcataacttattttttatgattatctTCTGTCATTCTTAAACAATTCTGTctatcatttttatttgttaatattGTCAGCCAACTACTCACCTCTTAAAAAAGCCTGAACACCTTCGATCGGAACAACTTTCTGTTCTTGAGGATCGTTGTTTGCCATGGAAATATTGTGGATGACGACAATTGGAGGCCAGAGAACCAAATCCTCCTTCTGAGCCAAAGCTTCAGCTTCAGGCAAGATATGGGGAACCCATGTTATAGTGTCAGGAGGTGCTATGCTGTCCCACCCCAGCAAAACACATATTGCTTTGTGAAGACCCAAGTGCTGTGCTCTCAAGCCAACCTTGTGAGACATGAAGGCATGAGTTACCAAGCGTTGGGTGTCCATGAACTCCTTTGAGTAACTGTAAGAGCACAGATGTAAGAATAACAGAGAGGTAGATAGGAAGAATCATCATAGTATTAAATTTTTGGAAGATATTGATTCAAAGAAttattaatctttaaatttgtTCACAAATATTCATGCTCTCACAGccattaaaaatttatcaGGTACATAAAGAAGATAAACAACCAGTATCCTTGTCAGAgattcaaatcaaaatcaagaatATAAATTAACCCATCCAGTATACCTCAAACCATTTGTTCTGCAGTCACTGGGACTAAAGTAGAAAATGGTGCTCCAGAACCCAACCTCACCTTCGATCAAAATGTGACCTACCTTAACATATCCTATGTTGCTCAACCCAGGCTCAAGAGTCAGACATGGTTGTATCCAACAGGGGTATAGGccatttttcaaaagattttcCTTATATATAGAGGACCATATCATCGACAAAGTAAGGCTAGGATAAACAAAGagtgaaaagtgaaaaaccAAAGGATATCTCTAATCAAGCAAAACATCACATTTTACTATAACCTGACTTTCCTTTCAAAAGAGTAGACTGCATATGCAAAAGCTcttattaacaaaaaagaCTTAAAAACAGATAACAAACACACACAGAGAGAGTTATTTTTCACAAACATATTAACAACAAAACCTCAGAAAAACAGTTTGTGCCAAAAGAGAATCTTCGTCCACAAACAGTGAAAGAAAATGGCACTTCACTGATACAACCTCCTGATCCAATCAGAATCTTGGCCAGACACCAGACAGATAATTAAGATAAACACTTATCTTGCTACAAGAAATCACAGTTTAAAACTACAGCAAAACaatataataaatgtttttaacAAAGTTGTTAACAAAATTCAAATAGTTTGACCTCTAGCATATTTGACAGACCATGTGGCTTTTATGTTACTCTCTCTGATTTGCCTGTCTACACCAACATTTAGACCTGCTGCACCATGGACCTCCATATAAAAAGTCAGTAGAAGTACAATCGACTGCCAGTGGCTCAAATACCATGCATCTGCCACAGACAAATAGATCACGACTCAAGTTTTTATCAAATTACCTATTGAAATTTGTAATCAACATTCTAGTAGGTCTGACATTAAGACTACTAAAACCCCTCTATCAGACACCAGGGTCCTAGCCTTGCTCCTTAACAGCATAACAGGCTTCTTAAGGAGAATGAGTATGAGATGGCTCAACCTAAACATCCTAAATGCCTATTCCGCTGAAAGCCAAGCAGCTGTTTCTCAAAAGTCAGTCAATAATGAGCAAGGAATGCTAAAAGTTGTATCCACAATAAAGTCCACATGATTCTCCATATTAGCACACTTATAAAATCCTTATATTTTCTCCACTTGACACGTCATGATCAACCAATTTTCAGCAGCACGCTCACTTTTATAGGCAAATGTCATCCAAAGCCGAAAATCTCCAACCTCTGTGGATACACTTCCATATCAAAGGTTATGGAACTTAGATTGCTGAAACTAGAAGCCTCAATCCCATCACAGTCAACATGCTAGCCCTATCAGCAATTTTTGGGCCACAAacccaaaattcaaaacaattaaaatgttcTGCACTTTTCCTCtctattcttcttctttgagtAGTACACAAAAACAATGATCATATCTAAGGTCTCATGGAGTCAACAATTTAAATTACGAAGTTGGATTCACTTGTTGGCTCACTACACAAAACCTGCAAATTGTTAATAAACCATTAGTACTAGGGCCATTTCCATTAAGTAATCTACTTACGTCAGCATATTACTGCTGAGAAGAATATGATTTTATCTTGAGCCCTGAAACAAAGTTCACTCTGACAATCCATTGTGTGACCCTACTTACCATTTAACCCAAAAACTATATGGCcagaattgaaaaaaaaactgaatTTCATTTCAGAGTGCAATCCACCTTTCAGAAATTAAACAACTAAATAATAGTAATGAGATTGTTGGTTTCCAAAAAGTTCAAGCACCATAAGAAAGTCCTAGAAAGACCAAACGATAAAACCTTTACGGCCGGTTCGTACTTGATTGCAGCTCTACGAACTCCTCATTCGAACAAACAAAGGCATGAAATATGGGCCCCTTTTTAAAATGCATGtcatagaaaagaaaacagacCTTCTGCCACATACGATGCAGAACAAACTACCAGCATGCCCTTGCTCCTTGTATCTTCTACGAACAGACTGGTtcaaatttaactttttagAGTACTTTAAGAATGCTTCATGTACCAATTGCTTAAATTCTTCTGAATCCTCAGACAGCTCAGCCTCTGCATGATTCACCAAATCTTCTGTCATGTCATCAtcatttgcatttacatactcatcataatcatcatttcttttcctaactttgttttgtttgtacAGATTACTTCGTCTGTCATTGTGGTGTGAGGTATGCGAGACAAACGAACCAGCTCTAGGATTTCCCCTAATAAATTTACCACTATTTTTGTAATATCTGACTGGAACCCTTTCTGAATGTGCCAGAGAATCTTGGGATGTAAACCAGTCATCCGATGCCAAATCTCCACAATGGTCTCGCCCATCATATGTCCTTCCAACCTGTCTATATTCATTGTGGCCATATCCTTTAGTCCTAGATGCATGTAAACCAATTATATCTTCATCAATCTGCTCCTCACGGGCATAGGGACCGCCAAAGTCTCCAGGTGCATGCAATTTGCTAGATACAATAGTTTCAGAACTGGGCCTATTAACATCTTCGTCCATAAGGTACTTCCTCTTAAAGATCCTATCTGAATGCATGTCAAGCTCTTCCTCCATTCTCTGTGCTCTTAGACCAAGTCTGCATTGCTCTGCATCATAGTTTGCAGAAGAATCTTTCAATCTTTCTTTCCGAAAATCTGGACCTGCTCCTTTACCAAAACCATTATCAGATCTCAAATTTGATACTTGACGATCATGCAATGCATCCAGATGTGACATTTCATATTCTTGCGGTAGCCTTCTTCCAAACTTAACATGGGTGTGCTCTGAACCCAAATATTCCCCACCTTGCATTGATGCATATGAACTGCTCATATCAATATAGTCTGAATTTATCTGTTTTTGCAAAGCATGATTATCCCATATGACACCCTTTCTCAAATTTCCACAAGAATCATTGGTATTATCAATCCTGTCTACAACACAGTGcaaaatatttggttttggCATGTCTCTATGACCGTAATCAATTGAAGCATGTTCATAGCTAACTCCAGATTGAGAAGGCATCATCCTTTTTATGCCATCAGCTGGATACCCATGATTATTACTTGCTATTGCCCTAGGTTTTCTGTAAAGGTAATCCTCATACTCCGCCCTGCTTGGACTATTTGCCACTTGTTGATGTATTGTCATATCCCTTCTAGTAGTTTCCGGATCTCTCACAGAAGCTATAAGTGGCCTTTGGTCATATTTATTATATCCCACAGGTTCTGTGAGCTTGCCTCTGATCCTAGGATACTCTTCAGAAACAGGCAACGGTGCATCATCCTGATAGGAACGCAGAAACCCACTCTTAGGGATGCCAGGAGATGTGCCAGCAAAGTCCTTAAGCTGAGAGGTGCCCATGAACTCCTTGGAGTGAGATGTTACCGCCATACTATATGCAACATTCTGTGAATGGAACATGGATTTATCTTCTCTGTAAGACTCCATATTCATCATCTTATTTGAAGGTATAGGTTCCCGATGCCGAactttttcttgctcataTTGACCTACATCCATACCTCGTGAGGACAATGGTAATTGTCCACTAGTTTCTGCATAATTCAATCTTGGATCCAGATCTTGTGGCAACCGATGTGACCCTCTTAATGCAAAATCTTCCAGTGGGGCTAATTTCTGATCCATCGTTACATGCCCATCAACACCTGCAACTCTGTTTTCCATATAGTCCTTCTCTTTGCAGGTCCTAGAAGTACCATGATCATACGTGTAAACACTCCTTACTCTAGAGTTTGTATTATCATCAAAACCAACTGGCTCAACATAATCATATTTTCTATTGACAACTCCCTCATCATAATGAGACCTTTTACGCATTTGCTCATATGGGGGTGATCTTGATCGCACCCTTTCGGTGCTACCACCACTCAAATGCCGACCATAAGAATCCCTCCCATCCATCGATCTGCTCATTCGCTCCCTAACCAAACCCCCTCTCCTAAACGCATCTAGAGTATTAGGACTATAACTCCCCCGTCCACGAGGTTGAGGAGACTGATTATTTATCACCTCATGACGCGCATTCGGATGGGCGTCTTGATGACCCGCTTCAGCAGCAGCCATGTGTTGACTACGCAACTTAACAGTCGGAGATAGTTTCCTATACTCCTCATCTCTTCTAGATTGCATCGTTCCAGTTATCAAAAACTATAACCTTGTATATTTAGAAATCGAGCAACAGCCCTAATTTCTTGATCAAATTTATGAACCAAATTTGTAAATCCTAAAAACCCAGTAAGCGTGAAGCTTGGAAGATCACCAAAATAGACTTAGCCGTGGAT
Proteins encoded in this region:
- the LOC18586699 gene encoding uncharacterized protein LOC18586699, with translation MQSRRDEEYRKLSPTVKLRSQHMAAAEAGHQDAHPNARHEVINNQSPQPRGRGSYSPNTLDAFRRGGLVRERMSRSMDGRDSYGRHLSGGSTERVRSRSPPYEQMRKRSHYDEGVVNRKYDYVEPVGFDDNTNSRVRSVYTYDHGTSRTCKEKDYMENRVAGVDGHVTMDQKLAPLEDFALRGSHRLPQDLDPRLNYAETSGQLPLSSRGMDVGQYEQEKVRHREPIPSNKMMNMESYREDKSMFHSQNVAYSMAVTSHSKEFMGTSQLKDFAGTSPGIPKSGFLRSYQDDAPLPVSEEYPRIRGKLTEPVGYNKYDQRPLIASVRDPETTRRDMTIHQQVANSPSRAEYEDYLYRKPRAIASNNHGYPADGIKRMMPSQSGVSYEHASIDYGHRDMPKPNILHCVVDRIDNTNDSCGNLRKGVIWDNHALQKQINSDYIDMSSSYASMQGGEYLGSEHTHVKFGRRLPQEYEMSHLDALHDRQVSNLRSDNGFGKGAGPDFRKERLKDSSANYDAEQCRLGLRAQRMEEELDMHSDRIFKRKYLMDEDVNRPSSETIVSSKLHAPGDFGGPYAREEQIDEDIIGLHASRTKGYGHNEYRQVGRTYDGRDHCGDLASDDWFTSQDSLAHSERVPVRYYKNSGKFIRGNPRAGSFVSHTSHHNDRRSNLYKQNKVRKRNDDYDEYVNANDDDMTEDLVNHAEAELSEDSEEFKQLVHEAFLKYSKKLNLNQSVRRRYKEQGHAGSLFCIVCGRSYSKEFMDTQRLVTHAFMSHKVGLRAQHLGLHKAICVLLGWDSIAPPDTITWVPHILPEAEALAQKEDLVLWPPIVVIHNISMANNDPQEQKVVPIEGVQAFLRDKGFIGGKITVCLGRPADQSIMVVKFLGTFTGLAMAERLHKYFVGQDRGRVDFQQITSNNGKSSVGEMQIQVDKLEEQLLYGYMAIAEDLDKLDFHNRKWSLIKSKKEIQDLANDPVKIDER